The Saprospiraceae bacterium genome includes a window with the following:
- a CDS encoding pyruvate dehydrogenase complex dihydrolipoamide acetyltransferase translates to MAEIIRMPRLSDTMEEGNIVSWLKKEGDDVKSGDILAEVETDKATMELESFHNGILLYVGVKSGPVPVDGIIAIIGQKGEDFKALLKGEKSAPSEKPAQPKEESVAEIQAEPAIKETSVEHTKVTEPVSTSDSRLKASPLAKTIAADAGIDINSVQGSGDQGRIIKKDIENYIQNKPAVSAVQNATTSMQVVSDFQYGDVPVSQMRKVIAKRLGESKFTAPHFYLTIEINMDNAVEARKSVNEVSPVKISFNDMVVKACATSLRRHPAVNSSWLGDKITYHKDINIGVAVAVEDGLLVPVIKNADVKPLGYINQEVKELAGKAKTKKLQPQEMQGNTFTISNLGMFDIDEFTAIINPPDACILAVGSIIKKPIVKNDQIVIGNMMKVTLSCDHRVVDGATGAQFLQTLRSMLENPLMMLV, encoded by the coding sequence ATGGCAGAAATTATCAGAATGCCTCGTCTGAGCGACACAATGGAAGAAGGAAATATTGTATCCTGGTTGAAAAAAGAAGGGGATGATGTAAAGTCGGGAGACATTTTGGCCGAAGTGGAAACAGACAAAGCAACTATGGAGCTGGAAAGTTTTCATAATGGAATCTTGCTATATGTGGGAGTGAAAAGTGGACCTGTTCCTGTTGATGGAATTATTGCTATCATCGGCCAAAAAGGAGAAGACTTTAAAGCCCTTCTAAAAGGAGAGAAAAGTGCTCCATCTGAAAAACCTGCACAACCGAAAGAAGAGTCTGTAGCAGAAATTCAAGCAGAACCTGCTATAAAGGAAACTTCGGTTGAACATACTAAAGTGACTGAACCTGTTTCGACTTCTGACAGCAGGCTGAAAGCTTCACCGCTTGCCAAAACAATAGCAGCAGATGCAGGAATAGATATCAATAGTGTTCAGGGCTCAGGTGATCAGGGTAGAATCATTAAAAAGGATATTGAAAACTATATTCAGAATAAACCTGCGGTGTCTGCAGTTCAAAATGCCACCACTTCGATGCAAGTGGTTTCGGATTTTCAATATGGAGATGTGCCCGTATCACAAATGCGTAAAGTTATCGCTAAAAGATTGGGTGAAAGCAAGTTTACTGCTCCGCATTTTTACCTGACTATCGAGATCAACATGGACAATGCTGTGGAAGCCAGAAAAAGTGTGAATGAGGTGTCACCTGTGAAGATATCGTTTAATGATATGGTAGTTAAAGCTTGTGCCACTTCATTAAGAAGGCATCCTGCAGTGAATTCTTCCTGGTTGGGGGATAAAATTACTTACCATAAAGATATAAATATAGGCGTTGCCGTAGCTGTGGAAGATGGTTTGTTGGTACCGGTAATAAAAAATGCTGATGTTAAACCTTTGGGTTACATCAATCAGGAGGTCAAAGAATTGGCGGGTAAAGCAAAAACAAAAAAATTGCAACCTCAGGAAATGCAGGGCAATACCTTTACAATCAGTAATCTTGGAATGTTTGATATTGATGAATTTACAGCAATTATAAACCCACCCGATGCCTGTATTCTGGCAGTAGGTTCCATTATCAAAAAACCGATTGTAAAAAACGATCAGATTGTTATTGGAAATATGATGAAGGTAACCTTATCATGTGATCACAGAGTAGTAGATGGGGCGACAGGTGCACAGTTTTTACAGACATTAAGATCGATGTTGGAAAATCCATTAATGATGCTGGTTTAG
- a CDS encoding YbaB/EbfC family nucleoid-associated protein, giving the protein MFGDLLGNVEKQQAEVRKKLSAIVLSETFGGVTVTGNAARQIQNVEISDTLISENDKEQLEDSVLTCFNRLLDKIAQAEAVETQRLMQEMLPPGFGDLFGK; this is encoded by the coding sequence ATGTTCGGAGATTTATTGGGAAATGTGGAAAAACAACAGGCAGAAGTTAGAAAAAAACTTTCTGCGATCGTCCTTTCAGAGACTTTTGGCGGAGTCACAGTTACCGGAAATGCTGCCAGACAAATTCAGAATGTAGAAATTTCTGATACATTAATTTCAGAAAATGACAAAGAACAGTTGGAAGATAGCGTACTTACATGTTTTAACAGGTTATTGGACAAAATAGCCCAGGCTGAAGCAGTTGAAACACAACGTCTGATGCAGGAAATGTTACCACCGGGTTTTGGTGATTTATTTGGAAAATGA
- the aspS gene encoding aspartate--tRNA ligase encodes MYRSHNCGELRVSDIGKEVTISGWVQKGRDLGGLTFVDLRDRYGITQLVFNIDDDAELCTKARKLGREFVIQSTGIVRERSSKNANRPTGDIEIEVRSFQILNESKVPPFTIEDETDGGDDLRMKYRYLDIRRTPVQNNIIFRSKLAIETRKYLDSQGFIEVETPFLIKSTPEGARDFVVPSRLNQGQFYALPQSPQTFKQILMVAGIDKYFQIVKCFRDEDLRADRQPEFTQIDCEMSFVHIEDILNTFEGLTRHLFKHTLGLELGDFPRMSYDDALRLYGSDKPDLRFGMQFLEMNDFTKGKGFSVFDDAELIVGICAKGIAEKYSNKDMKDLTEWLQRPQIGAKGLVYVKYQEDGTIKSTVGKFYSDEELHRWAEKFGAEKGDVIFVLSGETEKTRKQLNELRLELGKRLELIKPGDFKPLWVLDFPLLEWDEEAGRFHAMHHPFTSPKKEDIPRMLDGDHETMKSLKADAYDLVINGAEIGGGSIRIHDRALQSKNFDLLGFTKEEAEAQFGFLLGAFEYGAPPHGGLAFGFDRLCAVMNGQSSIRDFIAFPKNNQGRDMMIDAPSPVHDIQLKELGLEVKAGK; translated from the coding sequence ATGTACAGAAGTCATAATTGCGGTGAATTAAGGGTGTCGGATATAGGTAAAGAGGTAACAATATCGGGATGGGTCCAGAAAGGGAGAGATTTAGGTGGTTTGACGTTTGTGGATTTGAGAGACCGATATGGAATCACACAATTGGTATTCAATATAGATGATGACGCAGAGTTATGCACAAAAGCCAGAAAGCTGGGCAGAGAGTTTGTCATTCAATCTACCGGCATCGTTCGGGAAAGATCCAGTAAAAACGCAAACCGTCCTACTGGTGATATAGAAATAGAAGTTCGTTCTTTTCAGATACTCAATGAATCTAAAGTGCCCCCATTTACGATTGAAGACGAGACCGATGGCGGGGATGATCTCAGAATGAAATACAGATACCTTGATATACGCCGTACACCTGTACAAAATAATATTATTTTCAGATCCAAACTTGCTATTGAAACCAGAAAATATCTGGATTCACAGGGATTTATAGAAGTGGAAACCCCTTTTCTGATAAAAAGCACTCCGGAAGGTGCCCGGGATTTTGTGGTCCCAAGCCGACTTAATCAGGGACAATTTTATGCATTGCCGCAATCTCCACAGACATTCAAGCAAATCCTGATGGTAGCGGGTATCGACAAATATTTTCAGATAGTAAAATGTTTCAGAGATGAAGACCTGCGTGCAGACCGACAGCCTGAATTCACTCAAATAGACTGTGAAATGTCCTTTGTACATATAGAAGATATTCTGAACACCTTTGAAGGATTGACAAGACATCTCTTCAAACATACTCTGGGTTTGGAATTGGGAGATTTTCCAAGAATGTCATACGACGATGCTTTAAGATTATATGGTTCTGACAAACCGGATTTGAGATTTGGAATGCAGTTTTTGGAGATGAACGACTTTACCAAAGGCAAGGGTTTCAGCGTTTTTGATGATGCAGAACTTATTGTAGGAATATGTGCCAAAGGTATTGCTGAAAAATACAGCAACAAAGACATGAAAGACCTGACTGAGTGGCTTCAGAGACCTCAGATAGGTGCAAAAGGTTTGGTTTATGTTAAATATCAGGAAGACGGAACTATAAAATCTACCGTAGGTAAGTTTTATTCCGATGAAGAATTACACCGATGGGCTGAGAAGTTTGGAGCAGAAAAAGGGGACGTTATTTTTGTCTTAAGCGGAGAAACTGAAAAAACCAGAAAACAACTCAATGAGCTCAGACTGGAACTCGGCAAAAGATTGGAACTCATAAAGCCCGGAGATTTTAAACCACTTTGGGTGTTGGACTTTCCGTTACTGGAGTGGGACGAGGAAGCCGGCAGATTTCACGCTATGCATCACCCTTTCACATCCCCCAAGAAGGAAGATATTCCAAGGATGCTCGATGGCGATCACGAAACCATGAAAAGCCTGAAAGCAGATGCGTATGACCTCGTCATCAACGGCGCAGAAATCGGTGGCGGCTCTATCCGTATTCACGACCGTGCACTGCAATCCAAAAACTTCGATCTTCTCGGATTTACCAAGGAAGAAGCAGAAGCGCAGTTTGGTTTCCTATTAGGTGCCTTTGAATACGGAGCACCTCCGCATGGTGGATTGGCATTTGGTTTTGACCGTCTCTGTGCTGTCATGAACGGGCAGTCGTCTATCAGAGACTTCATCGCTTTCCCGAAAAACAATCAGGGCCGCGACATGATGATAGATGCACCTTCACCGGTACACGATATCCAGTTGAAGGAGCTGGGGCTGGAAGTGAAGGCGGGGAAGTAG
- a CDS encoding gliding motility-associated C-terminal domain-containing protein — MRQFKIGIFFIFFSLYQVGTFVAQSQAAHYSFDDCTLIDVGFLLPDAEETGEYDCVCGLSGNAVYLDGINDQITFPLRLSELMDDNFTLDFYFWQDVTVKEMDLFANRNDCGSIDSLLNIRYFGSTNELLVEIGSNINNFFSRRIKLNNESCWHRLTLVKFNLEYRILVDNILMERLISRENIILSRTAPLAFAGNPCLGMDGQKYAGKIDEFKFIQRALSDLEITNSYLFPDQIVTKDTTLFKGESLTIEFGNTCASNVLWSPDAFLNDDTSLNPTATPDESTKFTITVDNGSCVTSDEINIFVADKEKLDCNNLLLPKAFTPNNDGLNDTYGISNTFIIEKLEYFEVYDRWGAKIWSAQSVIDQWDGTFDKQPLNPGNFLYKIGYRCNGEERTKINNFTLIR; from the coding sequence ATGAGACAATTCAAAATTGGTATATTTTTTATATTTTTTAGTTTGTATCAAGTAGGAACTTTTGTTGCTCAATCACAAGCAGCGCATTACAGTTTTGATGATTGTACATTGATAGATGTTGGTTTTTTATTGCCGGATGCGGAAGAAACAGGTGAATATGACTGTGTCTGCGGATTAAGTGGAAATGCCGTTTATTTAGATGGTATCAATGACCAGATTACCTTTCCCCTGCGTTTGTCAGAATTAATGGACGATAATTTTACCCTTGACTTTTACTTCTGGCAGGATGTCACTGTCAAAGAAATGGATCTTTTTGCCAATAGAAATGATTGTGGTAGTATTGATTCACTTCTGAATATCCGCTACTTTGGTAGTACCAATGAGCTTCTGGTAGAGATCGGCAGTAATATCAATAATTTCTTCAGCCGAAGAATTAAACTCAATAACGAGTCATGCTGGCATAGATTGACTTTGGTTAAATTTAATCTCGAATACAGAATTCTGGTAGATAATATACTGATGGAGAGACTGATATCCAGAGAAAATATAATACTGAGCAGAACTGCTCCTTTGGCTTTTGCCGGCAATCCGTGTCTCGGTATGGATGGGCAGAAGTACGCAGGAAAAATAGATGAGTTTAAATTCATTCAAAGAGCATTGTCAGATCTAGAGATTACAAATTCTTACCTTTTCCCTGACCAGATCGTAACAAAAGATACTACCCTGTTCAAAGGAGAGTCACTCACAATAGAATTTGGTAATACTTGCGCATCCAATGTTTTATGGAGTCCCGATGCGTTTTTGAATGATGATACTTCCTTAAATCCGACTGCAACACCAGATGAAAGCACTAAATTTACCATAACTGTTGACAATGGTAGCTGTGTAACTTCAGACGAAATAAATATATTTGTCGCGGACAAGGAAAAACTGGATTGTAATAATCTCCTCTTGCCAAAAGCTTTCACGCCCAATAATGACGGGCTCAATGACACTTATGGAATATCAAATACATTTATAATAGAAAAGCTGGAATATTTTGAGGTGTATGACCGATGGGGCGCTAAAATATGGTCTGCACAGAGTGTCATTGATCAATGGGATGGAACCTTTGACAAACAACCCCTAAATCCGGGCAACTTCCTTTATAAAATCGGCTACAGATGTAATGGGGAAGAAAGAACTAAAATAAATAATTTTACATTAATTCGCTGA
- a CDS encoding beta-lactamase family protein, with protein MNKFFKILFIPAFVFLAGTFISYGDPHLSDKNIVSDTLSPKPSNETEKPDYAFIEAFREHVYCNCDSAHCPGMATAIINNGKIEILETYGFRQNDTKEIITENTLFRIASVSKGFAGIVAAKLVNDGVIDLQKPVSYYVPEFKVRQKRGRDTIRVWHILSHTTGFTTHAFSNLIDQGKNMDVLVKAINRLDVRDYPGKSYAYQNAAFAMIEKIIEKTTGVAYSKMLDSIIFKPLGMVTASTSHSAISAANDRAFGHKYYGPKSGIRSLPIKPNYYNTISAGGVNATIQDMAIWLKAVMGYNPDIISDEVRELAFAPRANSSSDSKYFNRWKGRKASYYGLGWRIIEFQDRKLIFHGGSVNGFRTEIAFDPEKNIGVVFLFNSTCSYSNNAVPSFFSFYDKYYKIT; from the coding sequence TTGAATAAATTTTTCAAAATACTTTTTATACCAGCCTTTGTTTTTCTGGCCGGAACATTTATAAGTTATGGAGACCCCCACCTGTCGGACAAGAATATTGTTTCAGACACCCTGAGTCCTAAACCGTCCAATGAAACTGAAAAACCGGATTATGCTTTTATTGAAGCATTCAGAGAACATGTATATTGTAATTGTGACTCTGCCCATTGCCCGGGTATGGCAACTGCTATCATTAACAACGGGAAAATTGAAATATTGGAAACTTACGGTTTCAGACAAAATGATACTAAAGAAATTATTACAGAAAACACCTTATTCCGTATTGCGAGTGTCTCTAAAGGCTTTGCCGGAATTGTAGCTGCCAAACTCGTAAATGACGGGGTGATAGATCTGCAAAAGCCTGTTTCATATTACGTACCTGAATTTAAAGTCAGACAGAAAAGAGGGAGAGATACTATTAGGGTATGGCATATTTTGTCGCATACAACGGGCTTTACTACACATGCTTTTTCTAATCTTATTGATCAAGGGAAAAATATGGATGTTTTAGTAAAGGCGATCAACAGATTGGATGTACGTGATTATCCCGGCAAATCTTATGCATACCAGAATGCAGCATTTGCGATGATAGAAAAAATTATTGAGAAAACCACAGGTGTGGCCTACAGCAAAATGCTGGATAGTATTATTTTCAAACCTTTGGGTATGGTGACTGCCAGTACTTCACATAGTGCAATCAGCGCAGCTAATGACAGGGCATTCGGTCATAAATATTATGGTCCAAAAAGCGGAATCAGATCCCTGCCTATAAAACCCAATTATTATAATACTATTTCTGCAGGTGGCGTGAATGCTACTATTCAGGATATGGCAATTTGGCTTAAAGCAGTCATGGGATACAATCCGGATATTATTTCTGACGAAGTTCGTGAACTGGCTTTTGCTCCTCGAGCAAATTCTTCATCCGACAGTAAGTATTTTAACAGATGGAAGGGCAGGAAAGCCAGCTATTACGGTCTTGGTTGGAGGATTATAGAGTTTCAGGACAGAAAGCTTATCTTTCATGGTGGAAGTGTCAATGGATTCAGAACGGAAATCGCGTTTGACCCTGAAAAAAATATCGGAGTGGTTTTTCTGTTTAATTCGACCTGTTCTTACAGCAATAATGCAGTTCCTTCTTTCTTTTCTTTTTACGATAAGTATTATAAGATTACCTGA